A window of the Bradyrhizobium diazoefficiens genome harbors these coding sequences:
- a CDS encoding HD-GYP domain-containing protein gives MNAPAKSAAKRRLLLASDRSDASTELASILKAIGDVSTVTTQEIPEQPSRDLSGLVVDINLRAPESVQRVRNKLRGDAYRAMPRLFVLADALHHGTMQAWALGATDTISRPLQPDAILQRIRAAFPDTATYDATDRGKTLNRGVEAAHAVLKKMFEKLPLGVPLTFDDVIAAESKILKAIKHSSLREWLTTVGCHHAGSYRHCLFVTGFAVSFAQHLGMREDDQRRLTRAALLHDVGKAFVPSVLLDKPGKLTDEEMAEVRQHPRRGYDALAAQGGFPPEMLDVVLHHHEFLDGSGYPNGLSSNQISDIVRLTTIVDIYAALVEKRAYRMPFTHSRAFTMMEGMGGKLDQQLLQAFRPVALGSF, from the coding sequence ATGAACGCGCCAGCCAAATCCGCCGCCAAACGCCGGCTTCTTCTCGCCTCCGACCGGAGCGATGCGAGCACCGAACTCGCCAGCATTTTGAAGGCAATCGGCGATGTCTCGACGGTGACGACGCAGGAAATCCCTGAGCAGCCGTCGCGCGATCTCTCCGGCCTCGTGGTCGACATCAATCTGCGCGCGCCCGAAAGCGTGCAGCGGGTGCGCAACAAGCTGCGCGGCGACGCCTATCGCGCGATGCCGCGGCTGTTCGTGCTGGCCGATGCCCTGCATCACGGCACCATGCAGGCCTGGGCGTTGGGGGCCACCGACACCATCTCGCGACCGCTGCAGCCCGACGCGATTCTGCAGCGCATCCGCGCCGCATTCCCCGATACTGCGACCTATGACGCGACCGATCGCGGCAAGACGCTCAACCGCGGCGTCGAGGCGGCGCATGCGGTGCTGAAGAAGATGTTCGAGAAGCTGCCGCTCGGCGTGCCCCTGACGTTCGACGACGTCATCGCCGCCGAGAGCAAGATCCTGAAAGCGATCAAGCATTCCTCGCTGCGCGAATGGCTCACCACGGTGGGCTGCCACCATGCCGGCAGCTATCGCCACTGCCTGTTCGTCACCGGTTTTGCGGTGTCCTTCGCGCAGCATCTCGGCATGCGCGAGGATGATCAGCGCCGGCTGACCCGTGCCGCCCTGCTGCACGATGTCGGCAAGGCCTTCGTTCCCTCCGTGCTGCTCGACAAGCCCGGCAAGCTCACGGACGAGGAGATGGCCGAGGTCCGCCAGCATCCGCGCCGCGGCTATGACGCGCTCGCAGCGCAAGGCGGCTTCCCGCCGGAGATGCTCGACGTCGTGCTGCATCACCACGAATTCCTCGATGGCTCGGGCTATCCGAACGGGCTGTCGTCGAACCAGATCAGCGACATCGTGCGGCTGACGACCATCGTCGACATCTACGCCGCCCTGGTGGAGAAGCGCGCCTATCGCATGCCGTTCACCCACTCGCGTGCGTTCACGATGATGGAAGGCATGGGCGGCAAGCTCGATCAGCAGCTGTTGCAGGCATTCAGGCCGGTGGCGCTGGGGTCGTTCTGA
- a CDS encoding Fic family protein codes for MTYIHDRPDWPRFQWRADKLAARLAEVRHKQGRLLGRMENLGFKLKAEASLQALTEDVVKSSEIEDEILDRNQVRSSIAHRLGIDIGALAPVDRHVEGTVDMTLDATQNYDQPVTAERLFGWHAALFPTGRNGILKIVVGGWRTEQSGAIQVVSGPAGREHIHFEAPAAKRLDHEMSAFLDWFNTDRDSDPVIKAAIAHVWFVSIHPFEDGNGRIARAIADLALARSVQSKQRFYSMSDQIRKERNAYYGILEKTQRGTLDITDWLQWFLDCLDRAFDGAEMIIGNVLDKARFWERHGASSLNDRQRRMLNRLLHGFEGKLTSSKWAKIVKVSQATAARDIEDLIEKGILQKDAAGGRSTSYSLVP; via the coding sequence ATGACCTATATCCACGACAGACCCGACTGGCCCAGGTTTCAGTGGCGCGCGGACAAGCTCGCGGCACGACTGGCCGAGGTGCGACACAAGCAGGGCCGCCTGCTCGGACGGATGGAAAATCTCGGCTTCAAACTGAAGGCCGAGGCCTCGCTCCAGGCGCTCACCGAGGATGTTGTCAAATCCAGCGAGATCGAAGATGAGATCCTCGATCGCAATCAGGTCCGGTCATCGATCGCACATCGGCTCGGCATCGATATCGGCGCGCTCGCACCCGTCGATAGACATGTCGAGGGCACCGTCGACATGACGCTCGACGCCACCCAGAATTACGATCAACCCGTCACCGCCGAGCGCTTGTTCGGCTGGCATGCCGCGCTCTTCCCGACAGGCCGGAACGGCATATTGAAGATCGTTGTCGGCGGATGGCGCACCGAACAATCGGGGGCCATCCAGGTTGTCTCCGGCCCAGCCGGCCGCGAGCACATTCATTTCGAAGCGCCGGCTGCCAAGCGGCTCGACCATGAGATGAGCGCATTCCTTGACTGGTTCAATACCGATCGGGACTCAGACCCTGTCATCAAAGCCGCGATTGCGCATGTCTGGTTCGTGAGCATCCATCCGTTCGAGGACGGCAACGGCCGCATTGCGCGCGCGATCGCTGATCTGGCGCTGGCGCGTTCAGTGCAAAGCAAGCAGCGTTTCTACAGCATGTCAGACCAAATCCGGAAAGAGCGAAACGCCTATTACGGCATCCTCGAAAAAACCCAGCGTGGCACGCTCGATATCACCGACTGGCTGCAATGGTTCCTCGACTGTCTCGATCGCGCATTCGACGGCGCCGAGATGATCATCGGCAACGTGCTGGACAAGGCGAGGTTCTGGGAGCGCCACGGCGCGAGCTCTCTCAACGATCGGCAGCGACGCATGTTGAACCGCCTGCTCCATGGCTTCGAAGGAAAGCTTACGTCGTCCAAATGGGCAAAGATCGTCAAGGTTTCGCAAGCGACGGCTGCGCGCGACATCGAGGACCTGATCGAGAAGGGCATCCTGCAAAAGGACGCCGCCGGCGGCCGGAGCACGAGCTATTCGCTGGTGCCTTAG
- a CDS encoding autotransporter outer membrane beta-barrel domain-containing protein, translating into MTKSHASHRAPKSVRARGYAALLLTGTALAGMPLSSSAQAQTWNGTSSTSWFTAGNWSPNAIPTGASTVVIDTVTPNATVINTFSATSGFLTVADLSAASLLISNGGALNGTSGIIGNQSFSNGTVTVDGAGSDWVNSLGLSIGNAGTGVLTVSNGGAVSSIGASVGDLAGSNGTLAVTGAGSTLTTAGVGNQVIVGNYGTGALQISNGGVVSDANGIIGQNTGGVGTVTVDGLGSTWSNTSSLVVGTQGTGTLTLSNQGQVTTATFLIGVAGGTGTVILDGHSGMSTTGLANVGFSGTGTLTLSNNSSLVSSGGAIGNLAGASGAVTVTGAGSSWSFGVFDLIIGAHGNGSLLVSNGGALSSSNGSGILGQAAGTSGTMTVDGAGSSWTSPGFLFVGVGGNGSVTISNGAVVISGDGYLGVAAGGTGVTTVTGANSSWTTGAGINVGYAGSGSLTISNGGAVSSVGGTVGALANSSGSVTLTGAGSSWSTGTGNMIIGQYGTGSLLVSNGATVNDTNGDLGQFAGASGSAAVNGTGSAWTNGFLGIGDAGSGALAISNAGNVNDINGIIGAFAGSVGHVTVDGVGSSWSNSLNLVVGGAGTGSLAISGGATVFGGSGIAQIGASVGAIGTLSVDGSGSSLTNGGGIYVGDAGTGSLSISNGGNVTALSGLFIATQAGSVGTLNIGADAASAAAAPGTVTTPSIVFGAGSGSINFNHTSAGYAFAPTVSGAGTINQIAGTTILGNNFSAFTGVTNVTGGRLAVNGSLAGSTVTVSGGTLGGTGTVGSTTVNGGTLAPGNSIGTLAVQGNLAFTSAGHYSVEVSPTAADLTNVMGTATLGGATVSASFGPGSYVAKQYTIVNAAGGVSGTFASIVNTNLPSGFMSSLSYDANDVYLNLGLGFTQYSGLNVNQQNVANALTNYFNTNGGIQAAFGSLTPADLTQVSGELATGSQQSTYDAMGMFLGVMTDPSDRRGEAAISSTASQYADVGRESAAYAMMSNKAPPAASFERRWSTWGAGFGGGRTTSGDSALGSNSATGRAYGVAVGADYLLAPSTLAGFAMAGGGTNFSVANGGSGRSDLFQVGMYARHTIGPAYVTAALAYGWQDITTDRTVTAAGIDQLHAEFKANAWSGRLEGGYRFVAHGVGFTPYAAGQFTTFDLPNYAEQAIVGSSIFALAYDAKTVTDTRSELGLRTDRSFVVQDGLLTLRGRAAWAHDFNPDRTIAATFQTLPGASFVVNGAAMAADSALVTGAVEKKWLNGWSAAATFEGEFSSVTRSYAGKGVVRYAW; encoded by the coding sequence ATGACGAAGTCGCACGCAAGCCACCGCGCCCCGAAATCCGTCCGAGCGCGTGGCTATGCCGCATTGCTGCTGACCGGCACCGCCCTTGCCGGAATGCCGCTGTCTTCGTCGGCGCAAGCCCAAACATGGAATGGAACGAGTTCCACCAGCTGGTTCACGGCCGGCAACTGGAGCCCGAACGCAATTCCAACGGGGGCGTCGACCGTCGTCATTGATACGGTCACGCCAAATGCCACCGTCATCAACACGTTCTCCGCGACCAGCGGCTTTCTGACGGTCGCTGATCTCAGCGCCGCGTCTCTCCTGATTTCCAACGGCGGCGCGCTCAACGGGACGTCCGGAATCATCGGCAACCAGTCGTTCTCCAACGGCACGGTGACGGTCGATGGCGCAGGATCCGATTGGGTCAACAGTCTGGGTCTTAGCATCGGCAACGCCGGCACCGGCGTGCTGACGGTTTCGAACGGCGGCGCGGTCAGCAGCATTGGTGCTTCGGTCGGCGATCTTGCCGGCTCGAATGGTACGCTCGCGGTGACGGGCGCGGGGTCGACCTTGACCACTGCGGGCGTCGGCAATCAGGTGATCGTGGGAAATTACGGAACCGGCGCGCTTCAGATCTCGAACGGCGGCGTGGTCAGCGACGCAAACGGGATCATCGGCCAGAATACCGGGGGCGTCGGCACGGTGACAGTAGATGGCCTGGGCTCAACTTGGAGCAATACTTCGAGCCTAGTCGTTGGCACCCAGGGTACTGGCACGCTGACGCTTTCGAACCAGGGCCAGGTAACGACCGCCACGTTCCTCATCGGTGTCGCGGGCGGCACCGGCACCGTCATCCTCGATGGCCACTCGGGAATGTCGACGACGGGGCTTGCCAACGTTGGCTTTTCGGGCACCGGCACTCTTACACTATCGAACAACTCATCGCTCGTCAGCAGCGGCGGTGCGATCGGTAACCTTGCTGGCGCTAGCGGCGCGGTCACGGTGACGGGGGCCGGTTCAAGCTGGTCCTTCGGCGTTTTCGATTTGATCATTGGCGCACACGGCAACGGCTCACTTCTGGTTTCCAACGGCGGCGCGCTCAGCAGCAGCAATGGCAGCGGCATTTTGGGCCAGGCTGCAGGCACGAGCGGCACCATGACTGTGGACGGCGCGGGGTCTTCGTGGACCTCTCCTGGGTTCCTCTTCGTCGGCGTTGGTGGCAACGGCTCGGTAACAATTTCGAACGGCGCCGTCGTCATTTCGGGCGACGGATATCTAGGCGTCGCGGCGGGCGGGACCGGCGTGACGACAGTGACCGGCGCGAATTCGAGCTGGACGACCGGCGCCGGCATCAATGTCGGCTACGCGGGCAGCGGCTCGCTGACCATTTCGAATGGCGGCGCAGTCAGCAGCGTCGGTGGCACCGTTGGTGCCCTTGCCAACTCCAGCGGCAGCGTCACATTGACCGGAGCTGGTTCGAGTTGGTCCACAGGCACCGGCAACATGATCATAGGCCAATACGGCACGGGTTCACTTCTCGTTTCGAACGGCGCTACTGTCAACGACACGAACGGTGATCTCGGTCAGTTCGCGGGCGCAAGTGGGAGCGCGGCCGTCAACGGCACAGGCTCCGCCTGGACCAATGGCTTTCTCGGGATCGGCGACGCGGGAAGCGGTGCGTTGGCGATTTCCAATGCGGGCAACGTCAACGACATTAACGGGATTATTGGCGCGTTTGCCGGCAGCGTCGGCCACGTGACAGTTGATGGTGTCGGTTCGAGCTGGAGCAACAGTCTCAACCTTGTCGTCGGTGGCGCGGGTACGGGATCGTTGGCGATCTCCGGCGGCGCAACCGTATTTGGGGGCAGCGGCATCGCCCAGATTGGAGCAAGCGTCGGTGCAATCGGTACGTTGTCCGTGGATGGATCTGGATCAAGCCTGACCAACGGAGGCGGCATTTATGTCGGCGACGCCGGAACCGGATCGTTGTCGATCTCAAACGGCGGTAATGTGACAGCGTTGTCGGGTTTATTCATCGCCACGCAAGCGGGGTCCGTTGGCACACTCAACATCGGAGCGGATGCGGCGAGTGCCGCTGCCGCGCCGGGAACGGTAACCACCCCAAGCATCGTGTTCGGGGCGGGCTCCGGGTCGATCAATTTCAATCACACCAGCGCCGGTTATGCTTTCGCTCCGACCGTCAGCGGCGCCGGCACGATCAATCAAATCGCCGGCACCACGATTCTCGGCAACAACTTCAGCGCCTTCACCGGGGTGACCAACGTGACGGGTGGACGGCTGGCCGTGAACGGCTCGCTCGCGGGATCGACCGTGACCGTGTCCGGCGGCACGCTCGGGGGCACCGGAACAGTCGGCAGCACCACGGTCAATGGCGGTACGCTGGCGCCCGGAAACTCGATAGGCACGCTGGCCGTGCAGGGCAATCTCGCGTTCACCTCGGCCGGACACTACTCTGTCGAGGTCTCGCCGACGGCGGCCGATCTCACCAATGTCATGGGGACTGCGACGCTCGGCGGCGCCACGGTGAGCGCTTCATTCGGGCCGGGTAGCTACGTGGCCAAGCAGTACACGATTGTGAACGCTGCCGGCGGCGTCAGCGGCACCTTCGCGTCGATCGTCAACACCAATCTCCCATCGGGCTTCATGTCGAGCCTGAGTTACGACGCCAACGATGTCTATCTCAATCTCGGGCTGGGGTTCACGCAATATAGCGGCCTCAACGTCAATCAGCAGAACGTCGCCAACGCGCTGACGAATTACTTCAATACGAATGGGGGCATTCAGGCCGCATTCGGGTCGCTGACGCCGGCCGATCTGACGCAAGTCTCGGGCGAGCTGGCGACCGGCTCGCAACAGAGCACATATGACGCAATGGGGATGTTTTTGGGCGTGATGACGGATCCTTCCGACAGGCGCGGCGAAGCGGCGATCTCGTCGACCGCCTCGCAATACGCCGACGTGGGCCGCGAGTCCGCTGCCTATGCGATGATGTCCAACAAGGCGCCTCCGGCGGCCAGCTTCGAACGCCGTTGGAGCACCTGGGGCGCCGGCTTCGGCGGGGGGCGAACCACGAGTGGCGATTCCGCGCTCGGATCGAACAGCGCGACCGGTCGTGCTTACGGTGTGGCCGTCGGCGCCGATTATCTGCTCGCACCGTCCACGCTGGCAGGCTTTGCCATGGCCGGCGGCGGCACCAATTTCAGCGTCGCCAACGGCGGCAGCGGACGCTCTGATCTGTTCCAGGTCGGAATGTACGCTCGCCACACGATTGGACCGGCGTACGTCACCGCCGCGCTGGCTTACGGCTGGCAGGATATCACGACCGATCGCACCGTTACCGCTGCCGGCATCGATCAGTTGCACGCCGAGTTCAAGGCCAACGCCTGGTCCGGGCGGCTCGAGGGCGGATATCGCTTCGTCGCCCACGGTGTTGGGTTTACTCCGTATGCCGCAGGCCAGTTCACCACGTTCGATCTGCCCAACTATGCCGAGCAGGCGATCGTTGGCAGCAGCATCTTCGCTCTGGCGTACGATGCGAAGACCGTCACCGACACCCGCAGCGAACTCGGCCTGCGGACCGATAGATCCTTCGTTGTGCAAGACGGCCTCTTGACGTTGCGGGGCCGAGCCGCCTGGGCGCACGACTTCAATCCGGATCGCACGATCGCCGCGACATTCCAGACGCTGCCTGGTGCGAGCTTCGTCGTGAACGGCGCGGCCATGGCGGCCGACTCGGCGCTGGTAACGGGGGCGGTCGAGAAGAAATGGCTGAACGGCTGGTCCGCCGCCGCCACCTTCGAGGGGGAATTCTCGAGCGTCACGCGCTCCTACGCCGGCAAGGGCGTGGTGCGGTATGCGTGGTGA
- a CDS encoding AraC family transcriptional regulator — translation MQENDGFFRFSTDELPEKDRLSIWREVFGRNVVKMDMESVGSEPFRSEADIYALPNLTIASVSSSPNRITRTRALAADGSDDLVLGILLSGKCATHQGKRDVAFQAHEGVLWSNDSPGGASYDTPIDFLTIAVPRTALTQAVANIDDALMQLIPRGNDAMRLLVGYVKILQNEFSQMSLELKAAAGSHVQDLVAMALGARRDTAELAKGRGIRVARLLALKSDILANLTRRDLSIETLAARHGISPRYIRTLFEGEEQTFTDFVLSGRLERAHRCLVDPRFAGHMISTIAFESGFGDLSYFNHAFRRRFGATPSDIRASVASSRKSAQ, via the coding sequence GTGCAAGAGAATGACGGATTTTTCCGGTTTTCGACCGATGAGTTGCCTGAGAAGGATAGACTTTCGATCTGGCGAGAAGTCTTCGGCCGCAACGTCGTCAAGATGGATATGGAGTCCGTCGGGAGCGAGCCGTTTCGCAGCGAAGCGGACATCTATGCGCTGCCGAACCTGACCATTGCGTCGGTCTCCAGTTCTCCCAACCGGATTACCAGGACACGGGCGCTCGCCGCCGACGGCAGCGACGACCTCGTCCTCGGCATTTTGCTCAGCGGAAAGTGCGCAACGCATCAGGGAAAGAGAGATGTCGCGTTCCAGGCGCACGAAGGCGTTCTGTGGTCGAACGATTCGCCCGGAGGCGCGTCGTACGACACGCCGATCGACTTTCTTACCATCGCCGTGCCACGAACCGCTCTGACGCAGGCCGTCGCCAATATTGACGACGCCCTGATGCAGCTTATTCCGCGCGGCAACGACGCGATGCGGCTTTTGGTCGGCTACGTCAAAATACTCCAAAACGAATTCAGCCAGATGTCCCTGGAATTGAAGGCAGCCGCTGGTTCGCATGTGCAGGATCTCGTGGCGATGGCGCTTGGCGCAAGGCGGGACACCGCCGAACTGGCCAAGGGGCGCGGCATCAGGGTCGCGAGGCTTCTCGCTCTCAAGTCCGATATTCTTGCCAATCTGACGCGGCGGGATCTGTCGATCGAAACCCTTGCCGCACGGCACGGGATTTCGCCGCGCTACATTCGAACGCTATTTGAAGGCGAGGAACAGACATTCACGGACTTCGTGTTGAGTGGTCGCCTGGAGCGCGCCCATCGCTGCCTCGTGGATCCGCGCTTTGCCGGCCACATGATAAGCACCATCGCCTTTGAATCGGGCTTTGGGGATCTGTCATATTTCAATCACGCGTTCCGACGGCGCTTTGGCGCGACGCCATCCGATATTCGCGCCTCCGTCGCATCAAGCCGCAAATCAGCGCAGTGA
- a CDS encoding AraC family transcriptional regulator, translating into MDSLRIDTETLLPAERLEIFRETFGRRLLKIEIEPEPGMDFHVDMTLQALPGLGIASGSLSPMQNRLTSELIDNDDLVLVILEKGVGTARQLGREETIGNGQAILTRNDEVGSFAGHSRTQLINLRFERKRLSSQLANADPFTIRPLSVNNPALRLLTSYLHLVTGELTRSPPTLQRATADHVHDLVALALGATRDAAEIAKGRGVRMARLHAIKADAAANITSRWLSIDALAARHGVSPRYVRSLFQSEETTFTDFVLGQRLARAHALLISPTHRDRQISTIAFEAGFGDLSYFNHRFRQRYGATPSDIRAAACRDLDG; encoded by the coding sequence ATGGATAGTCTGCGAATTGATACGGAAACCTTGCTGCCGGCCGAGCGCCTAGAGATTTTTCGCGAGACATTCGGGCGCCGACTCCTGAAAATCGAGATAGAGCCCGAGCCCGGCATGGATTTTCATGTCGACATGACGTTGCAGGCCTTACCGGGTCTTGGCATCGCCTCGGGATCGCTCTCCCCTATGCAAAATCGCCTCACCAGTGAATTGATCGACAACGATGATCTCGTCCTCGTCATTCTGGAGAAAGGCGTCGGTACGGCGAGGCAACTTGGCAGAGAAGAGACCATAGGCAATGGCCAAGCGATCCTGACGAGGAATGACGAGGTGGGGAGCTTTGCCGGACATTCGCGCACGCAGCTCATCAACCTTCGTTTCGAACGAAAAAGGCTTTCGTCGCAGCTTGCGAATGCCGACCCTTTCACCATTCGGCCGCTCTCGGTGAACAACCCGGCATTGCGCCTGCTGACATCCTATCTGCACCTCGTGACCGGCGAGCTGACGCGATCTCCTCCAACTCTGCAGCGAGCAACCGCGGACCACGTCCATGACCTGGTCGCTCTGGCTCTCGGGGCGACCCGGGACGCTGCCGAGATCGCGAAAGGGCGGGGGGTACGAATGGCGCGCCTTCATGCCATCAAGGCGGATGCGGCCGCCAATATTACGTCGCGCTGGCTCTCCATTGACGCGCTCGCCGCGCGCCATGGCGTTTCTCCGCGCTATGTCCGCTCGCTGTTCCAGAGCGAGGAGACGACGTTTACGGATTTCGTGCTGGGCCAACGGTTGGCCCGCGCTCATGCGCTTCTCATCAGTCCGACACACCGTGATCGCCAGATCAGCACCATCGCATTCGAGGCCGGTTTTGGCGATCTTTCCTACTTCAATCACCGCTTTCGCCAGCGATATGGCGCTACCCCGTCCGATATCAGGGCTGCGGCCTGCCGCGATTTAGACGGATAG